The DNA sequence GTAGCCATTGTCTTTGCCTTGAAAatttggaggcattatctctatggagtGAAATTTCAAGTCTTCTCGGACCATAAGAGTCTGAAGTACCTATTTGAGCAAAAAgaattgaatatgcgtcagaggaggtggatggaactcCTGAGCCTTCCAAGGATTGAAACTGGGAATCAGAGAGGAGTTTGGGACTTTATGCCTAAGCCAGTTACAGATCTCAAGCGACTTCAAGGCTGAACTGATAAAGGCTCATCAGAATGACCAAGAATTGTATAAGATTTTGCCGGCGATTGAGAAAGGCAAGCAATGGATAATGTCAGAAGATAAAGATGGGTTGTGGAGGTTCAAGGGCCGGATAATTGTGTCAGATGTCGGAGATTTGCGACAGAGCATATTGGAGAaagctcataagagcgggttCTCCATTCATCCTGGAAGCACTAAGATGTACCAAGACTTAAAGACGATGTTCTGGTGGCTAGAAATGAAAAATGATGTGGCGTTACATGTTTCTAAATGCCTAACTTGTCATAAAGTCAAGATTGAACACCAAAGGCCAGCGGTAACCCTTCAACCTTTGGAAATTCCACAGTGGAAATGGGAAAGCATTGCTATAGATTTTGTACTAGGCTTACCAAGGACTCGGACAGgttgtgatgctatttgggtggttaTAGACCGACTGACCAAGTcagctcattttctgcctatttGGATAAGTtgttctatggaggagttggcgcacttatatataaaggagattgtgaagTTACATGGCGTACATTCCACCATTGTATCGGATAGAGATCCTCACTTTATATCACGGTTCTGGGGTGCTTTTCAGCGAGCTTTTGGCACTCAATTATGCCTAAGCACCGCCTATCATCCTCAGACGGATGGCCAATCAGAAAGAACAATCCAAACcttggaagacatgttaagagcttgtgttttggatcaaccggcgagctgggatcgatatatgcttttggtagaatttgcttataacaatagctatcatgcgagtattggaatggctccatatgaggctttgtatggaagAAAATTCCAGTCTCCATTATGTTGGTATAAGGCAGGAGAAAGGAGTTTGATAGGACCTGAAATGGTAAGTGAAACCACTGAGCAAATAAAGAGAATCTGGAGTCGAATGCTTGAGGCTcagagccgtcaaaagagctatgatGACCGAAGACGGAAGCCTTTAGAATTTGAAGAAGGAGAACACGTCTTCCTGAAGGTTACTTCGACCACTGGAATAGGGAGGTCCATCAAAACCAAGAAGTTAAATCCCCGTTACATTGGGCCGTTTGAAatcctgaagagaattggaccagtggcgTATAGGATCGCGTTACCACCatatctttcgaacctgcatgacGTGTTCCACGTATCGCAGCTTCCTAAATACACTTTTGATTCTAGTCATGTCCTAGAGCCGGAATCAGTCCAAGTCAGAGAAGATCTGACGCTCCCAATAACTCCGGTTAGGATTGATGATACCATCATCAAGCGTCTACGCGGAAAGGAGGTTTTCTTGgtgaaagtagcttggagtcgggcTGGTATTGAAGAACATACCTCGGAGCCTGAATCAGAGATGCGGAAgaactacccacacctcttttcaggtaactcactctgaattttgaggacaaaattcctaattaggtgggtaggatgtaaacctcgctaaaatcggtaaataattagttaataaattaaatttttatttggaaagctaaaaatacaaaactaatatcaaaatggGATAGAGCTTGTCGaaatgagaattttgataccaatttcgaaaatttggcccaaaatcggaCCGAAAGGACTGAATCGGTTGGACCGGGGTCCAAACCGAACCcgtgggtccaaccggacccataattaaaaagcttcttcttcatcatttttCACCATCGTTGCAAACATATTGGGAGGAGAAGGAGCTTCCCTAACCCTCACCTT is a window from the Arachis hypogaea cultivar Tifrunner chromosome 17, arahy.Tifrunner.gnm2.J5K5, whole genome shotgun sequence genome containing:
- the LOC140180481 gene encoding uncharacterized protein: MSEDKDGLWRFKGRIIVSDVGDLRQSILEKAHKSGFSIHPGSTKMYQDLKTMFWWLEMKNDVALHVSKCLTCHKVKIEHQRPAVTLQPLEIPQWKWESIAIDFVLGLPRTRTGERSLIGPEMVSETTEQIKRIWSRMLEAQSRQKSYDDRRRKPLEFEEGEHVFLKVTSTTGIGRSIKTKKLNPRYIGPFEILKRIGPVAYRIALPPYLSNLHDVFHVSQLPKYTFDSSHVLEPESVQVREDLTLPITPVRIDDTIIKRLRGKEVFLVKVAWSRAGIEEHTSEPESEMRKNYPHLFSGSS